The following are from one region of the Gossypium hirsutum isolate 1008001.06 chromosome D03, Gossypium_hirsutum_v2.1, whole genome shotgun sequence genome:
- the LOC121215388 gene encoding origin of replication complex subunit 2, giving the protein MDFNAAEEEEFGFSRNYFLAKEMGSSGKKSARKLSDINVVDEQELREASANIEPKHQNDIADLINSYKSLYPKWFFDLS; this is encoded by the exons ATGGATTTTAACGCGGCGGAGGAAGAGGAATTTGGATTCTCAAGAAACTATTTCTTAGCAAAAGAAATGGGTAGTTCTGGGAAGAAATCTGCTCGTAAACTCAGTGATATCAACGTCGTTGACGAACAG GAACTTAGAGAAGCTTCAGCTAATATTGAACCAAAGCATCAAAATGACATTGCAGATTTAATAAATAGTTACAAAAGTTTATACCCAAAATGGTTTTTTGATCTCAG TTAA